In Oncorhynchus gorbuscha isolate QuinsamMale2020 ecotype Even-year linkage group LG02, OgorEven_v1.0, whole genome shotgun sequence, a single genomic region encodes these proteins:
- the LOC123995125 gene encoding eukaryotic translation initiation factor 4E-binding protein 3-like: MSSNGTTSIGLNCPIPSRFEQSKDWSQLADSYSQTPGGTLFSTTPGGTRIIYDRKFLLECRNSPITRTPPCCLPHIPGVTAPAQHPLGKLKEMDENKDISADDAQFVIDI, translated from the exons ATGTCTTCTAACGGTACCACCAGTATAGGCCTAAACTGCCCTATTCCCAGTCGCTTTGAGCAGTCAAAAGACTGGTCTCAGCTGGCCGACTCCTACAGTCAGACGCCTGGAGGCACCCTGTTCTCCACGACACCTGGAG GAACCAGGATAATCTATGACAGAAAGTTCCTGCTGGAATGTCGGAATTCACCGATCACACGTACCCCTCCGTGCTGTCTCCCCCACATCCCAGGGGTCACGGCACCGGCCCAGCACCCTCTGGGCAAGCTGAAGGAAATGGACGAGAACAAAGACATCTCGG CTGACGATGCCCAGTTTGTGATTGACATCTGA